Proteins from one Pseudomonas bijieensis genomic window:
- a CDS encoding aspartate carbamoyltransferase catalytic subunit — MTPLETKRPLQLNDQGQLRHFLSLDGLRRELLTEILDTADSFLEVGARAVKKVPLLRGKTVCNVFFENSTRTRTTFELAAQRLSADVITLNVSTSSASKGETLLDTLRNLEAMAADMFVVRHGDSGAAHFIAEHVCPQVAIINGGDGRHAHPTQGMLDMLTIRRHKGSFENLSVAIVGDILHSRVARSNMLALKTLGCPDIRVIAPKTLLPIGVEQYGVKVYTDMTEGLKDVDVVIMLRLQRERMTGGLLPSEGEFYRLFGLTTARLAGAKPDAIVMHPGPINRGVEIESAVADGPHSVILNQVTYGIAIRMAVLSMAMSGQTAQRQFDQENAQ, encoded by the coding sequence ATGACGCCTCTCGAAACCAAGCGCCCGCTGCAGCTCAACGATCAGGGCCAGCTGCGGCACTTCCTGTCCCTCGACGGCCTGCGCCGCGAGCTGCTGACGGAAATCCTCGACACTGCCGACTCATTCCTCGAAGTCGGTGCCCGGGCAGTGAAGAAAGTCCCGTTGCTGCGCGGCAAGACCGTGTGCAACGTGTTCTTCGAAAACTCCACCCGCACCCGCACCACCTTCGAACTGGCGGCCCAACGGCTGTCGGCGGACGTGATTACCCTGAACGTGTCCACGTCCTCGGCGAGCAAGGGCGAAACCCTGCTCGACACCCTGCGCAACCTTGAAGCCATGGCTGCCGACATGTTCGTCGTGCGCCACGGCGATTCCGGCGCGGCGCACTTCATTGCCGAACACGTGTGCCCGCAAGTGGCGATCATCAATGGCGGCGACGGCCGTCATGCCCACCCGACCCAGGGCATGCTGGACATGCTGACCATCCGTCGGCACAAGGGCAGTTTCGAGAACCTGTCGGTGGCCATCGTCGGCGACATCCTGCACTCGCGAGTGGCCCGCTCGAACATGCTGGCCCTCAAGACCCTCGGCTGCCCGGACATCCGCGTGATCGCGCCGAAAACCCTGCTGCCCATCGGCGTCGAGCAGTACGGCGTGAAGGTCTACACCGACATGACCGAAGGCCTCAAGGATGTGGACGTGGTGATCATGCTGCGCCTGCAACGTGAGCGCATGACCGGCGGCCTGCTGCCTAGCGAAGGCGAGTTCTACCGCCTGTTCGGCCTGACCACCGCCCGCCTGGCCGGGGCCAAGCCGGATGCCATCGTCATGCACCCGGGGCCGATCAACCGCGGCGTGGAGATCGAGTCGGCGGTGGCCGACGGGCCGCACTCGGTGATTCTCAACCAGGTGACCTACGGCATCGCCATCCGCATGGCCGTGCTGTCCATGGCCATGAGCGGGCAAACGGCCCAGCGCCAATTCGACCAGGAGAACGCCCAGTGA
- the gshB gene encoding glutathione synthase translates to MSVRVGIVMDPIASISYKKDSSLAMLLAAQKRGWELFYMEQRDLYQAEGQARARMKPLKVFANPQKWFELGEESDALLSDLDVILMRKDPPFDMEFVYSTYLLEQAENAGVLVVNKPQSLRDCNEKLFATLFPQCTPPTIVSRRPDVLREFADHHGDVILKPLDGMGGSSIFRHTAGHPNLSVILETLTLHGKQQIMIQGYLPAIVDGDKRILMIDGEPVDYCLARIPAAGETRGNLAAGGRGEARPLTEKDRWIAAQVGPTLREKGLLFVGLDVIGEHLTEINVTSPTCIREIDNAFGTDIGGMLMDAIDQKLKAR, encoded by the coding sequence ATGAGCGTACGCGTCGGCATTGTCATGGACCCTATCGCCAGCATTTCCTATAAAAAGGATAGCTCGCTGGCCATGCTGCTGGCCGCTCAAAAGCGCGGCTGGGAACTGTTCTACATGGAGCAGCGCGACCTCTACCAGGCCGAAGGCCAGGCGCGGGCGCGGATGAAACCGCTGAAAGTCTTCGCCAACCCGCAAAAGTGGTTCGAACTGGGCGAAGAAAGCGACGCACTGCTGAGTGACCTGGACGTGATCCTGATGCGCAAGGATCCGCCGTTCGACATGGAGTTCGTGTATTCCACCTACCTGCTGGAACAGGCGGAAAACGCCGGCGTGCTGGTGGTCAACAAGCCCCAGAGCCTGCGCGACTGCAACGAAAAGCTGTTCGCCACGCTGTTCCCGCAATGCACGCCGCCGACCATCGTCAGCCGACGCCCGGACGTATTGCGCGAATTTGCCGACCATCACGGCGACGTGATCCTCAAGCCCCTGGACGGCATGGGCGGTTCCTCGATCTTCCGGCACACCGCCGGCCACCCGAACCTGTCGGTGATCCTGGAAACCCTGACCTTGCACGGCAAGCAGCAGATCATGATCCAGGGCTACCTGCCGGCCATCGTCGATGGTGACAAACGCATCCTGATGATCGACGGCGAGCCGGTGGACTATTGCCTGGCGCGTATTCCGGCAGCCGGCGAAACCCGCGGCAACCTGGCGGCCGGCGGGCGTGGCGAAGCCCGTCCGTTGACCGAGAAGGATCGCTGGATCGCCGCCCAGGTCGGCCCGACCCTGCGCGAGAAAGGCCTGCTGTTCGTGGGCCTGGACGTGATCGGCGAGCACCTGACGGAAATCAACGTCACCAGCCCGACGTGCATTCGCGAGATCGACAACGCCTTTGGCACGGACATCGGCGGCATGCTGATGGATGCCATCGATCAGAAGCTCAAGGCTCGTTGA
- the pilH gene encoding twitching motility response regulator PilH has product MARILIVDDSPTEMYKLTGMLEKHGHQVLKAENGADGVALARQEKPDAVLMDIVMPGLNGFQATRQLTKDPDTGHIPVIIITTKDQDTDKVWGTRQGAKDYLTKPVDEETLIATLNKVLAG; this is encoded by the coding sequence ATGGCACGAATTCTGATCGTCGATGATTCGCCGACTGAAATGTACAAACTGACCGGCATGCTGGAAAAGCACGGCCATCAGGTCCTGAAGGCCGAGAACGGCGCTGATGGCGTGGCCCTGGCCCGCCAGGAAAAACCCGATGCGGTGCTGATGGACATCGTCATGCCCGGCCTCAACGGTTTCCAGGCCACGCGCCAGTTGACCAAGGACCCGGACACCGGCCACATCCCGGTGATCATCATCACCACCAAGGACCAGGACACCGACAAGGTCTGGGGTACGCGCCAAGGCGCGAAGGACTACCTGACCAAGCCGGTGGACGAAGAAACCCTGATCGCGACCCTGAACAAAGTGCTGGCGGGTTGA
- a CDS encoding C40 family peptidase, producing MRPFFKTWLTICLLLPLAAHATNREQRLPNVNGYTPKSHVSASLSKNKPSAQRLSTANSKLVPPMATKASSNVLSRAVNVLGTPYRWGGSSPSKGFDCSGLVKYAFNDATFDLPRTSNAMAAGHGEKVERKDLKPGDLIFFKLKSRRVNHVAIYLGNDRFIHAPRRGKSVTIDTLNKPYWDTHYVVAKRVLPKEPGAMRVVQR from the coding sequence ATGCGTCCATTTTTCAAGACATGGCTAACCATTTGCCTATTATTGCCACTGGCCGCCCACGCCACCAATCGTGAGCAACGTCTTCCCAACGTCAACGGCTACACCCCGAAATCCCATGTTTCTGCTTCCTTGAGCAAGAACAAGCCAAGCGCCCAGCGCTTGAGCACGGCCAACAGCAAGCTGGTTCCGCCGATGGCGACCAAAGCAAGCAGCAACGTGCTGAGTCGCGCCGTGAATGTACTCGGCACACCTTATCGTTGGGGCGGCAGTAGCCCAAGTAAAGGCTTCGATTGCAGCGGCTTGGTGAAATACGCCTTCAACGACGCCACCTTCGACCTGCCACGCACCTCCAATGCGATGGCTGCCGGTCATGGCGAGAAAGTCGAACGCAAGGATCTCAAGCCCGGCGACCTGATTTTCTTCAAGCTCAAGAGCCGCCGAGTCAATCACGTGGCCATCTACCTGGGCAACGACCGTTTCATCCACGCTCCGCGCCGTGGCAAGTCGGTGACTATCGACACGCTGAACAAGCCGTACTGGGACACCCATTACGTGGTGGCCAAGCGGGTTCTGCCGAAGGAGCCGGGGGCGATGCGCGTGGTTCAGCGCTGA
- a CDS encoding chemotaxis protein CheW yields MSQSLTAFELLLQIDRRCRLLGADLPSQPTHRAGWSGIGFRLGEHWYVAPMGEVSEVLHEPRHTHLPGVKPWVRGVANLRGRLLPLMDLCGFFGHELSPVRKQRRVLVVDHDEVFAGLLVDEVLGLQHFAQDSLEPTLVDDLDGPESVFVRGRFCGEREWQVFSPFALARSPGFMDVAI; encoded by the coding sequence ATGAGCCAATCGCTGACTGCATTCGAATTGCTGCTGCAGATCGATCGGCGTTGCCGGTTGCTGGGGGCGGACCTGCCCTCCCAGCCGACCCATCGCGCCGGCTGGAGCGGCATCGGCTTTCGGTTGGGCGAGCATTGGTACGTGGCGCCGATGGGCGAAGTCAGCGAAGTGCTGCACGAACCACGTCACACACATTTGCCCGGGGTCAAGCCGTGGGTTCGTGGGGTGGCTAACCTGCGCGGGCGATTGTTGCCGTTGATGGACCTGTGCGGTTTCTTCGGTCATGAGCTGTCGCCGGTGCGTAAGCAGCGTCGGGTACTGGTGGTGGATCACGACGAAGTGTTCGCCGGATTGCTGGTGGACGAAGTTCTCGGGCTGCAGCATTTCGCCCAGGACAGTCTGGAACCGACGCTGGTGGATGATCTCGATGGCCCCGAATCGGTTTTCGTCAGGGGGCGGTTTTGCGGCGAGCGCGAGTGGCAAGTGTTCAGCCCGTTTGCCCTGGCGCGCTCGCCAGGGTTCATGGATGTGGCGATTTAA
- a CDS encoding YqgE/AlgH family protein, with translation MKNVSPTYLKHHFLIAMPHMADPNFAHTLTYIVEHTANGAMGLVINRPQELNLADILEQLRPDVEPPLLCQHVPIFIGGPVQTDRGFVLHPSGPKYQATVDLDGVSLSTSQDVLFAIADGVGPEKSLIALGYAGWEPGQLEAELADNAWLTCPFDADILFNTSSELRLEAAASRLGVNLSLLTSQAGHA, from the coding sequence ATGAAAAACGTCAGCCCCACCTACCTCAAGCATCACTTCCTGATCGCCATGCCGCACATGGCCGATCCGAACTTTGCCCATACCTTGACGTACATCGTCGAGCACACGGCCAATGGGGCCATGGGGCTGGTGATCAATCGCCCGCAGGAACTGAACCTGGCGGACATTCTTGAGCAGTTGCGCCCCGACGTTGAACCGCCGCTCTTGTGCCAGCACGTGCCAATTTTCATCGGCGGCCCGGTGCAGACCGACCGTGGCTTCGTACTCCACCCGTCGGGCCCCAAATACCAGGCCACCGTGGACCTGGACGGTGTGTCACTGTCCACCTCCCAGGACGTGCTGTTCGCCATCGCCGACGGCGTCGGCCCGGAAAAAAGCCTGATCGCCCTCGGCTATGCCGGCTGGGAACCTGGGCAACTGGAAGCCGAACTGGCCGATAACGCCTGGCTGACCTGCCCGTTCGACGCCGACATCCTGTTCAACACCAGCAGCGAACTGCGCCTGGAAGCGGCGGCCAGCCGGTTGGGGGTCAACCTCAGCCTGCTCACCAGCCAGGCAGGACACGCCTGA
- a CDS encoding type IV pilus twitching motility protein PilT, with product MDITELLAFSAKQGASDLHLSAGLPPMIRVDGDVRRINLPALDHKQVHELIYDIMNDRQRVDYEKFLETDFSFDVPGVARFRVNAFNQNRGAGAVFRTIPSKVLTMEDLGMGEVFRKVTEAPRGLVLVTGPTGSGKSTTLAAMIDHLNSHKHHHILTIEDPIEFVHEPRKCLINQREVHRDTQGFSTALRSALREDPDVILVGEMRDLETIRLALTAAETGHLVFGTLHTTSAAKTIDRVVDVFPGDEKSMVRSMLSESLQAVISQTLVKKIGGGRIAAHEIMLGTSAIRNLIREDKVAQMYSAIQTGGSLGMQTLDMCLKDLVNKGLISREHARERARSPDNF from the coding sequence ATGGATATCACTGAACTGCTGGCGTTCAGCGCCAAACAGGGGGCGTCGGACCTGCACCTGTCCGCCGGGTTGCCGCCGATGATCCGCGTCGATGGCGATGTGCGGCGCATCAACCTGCCGGCGCTGGACCACAAGCAGGTCCATGAACTGATCTACGACATCATGAACGACCGGCAACGAGTAGATTACGAAAAGTTTCTGGAGACCGACTTTTCCTTCGACGTGCCGGGTGTGGCGCGGTTCCGGGTCAACGCCTTCAACCAGAATCGCGGCGCGGGGGCGGTATTCCGGACCATTCCGTCGAAAGTCCTGACCATGGAGGACCTGGGGATGGGCGAGGTGTTTCGCAAAGTGACCGAGGCGCCGCGCGGGCTGGTGTTGGTGACCGGGCCGACCGGTTCGGGCAAGTCCACCACCCTGGCGGCCATGATCGACCATTTGAACAGCCACAAGCACCATCACATCCTCACCATTGAAGACCCTATCGAGTTCGTTCACGAACCGCGCAAGTGCCTGATCAACCAGCGCGAGGTGCACCGCGACACTCAGGGGTTCTCCACGGCCCTGCGATCGGCCCTGCGGGAGGATCCGGACGTGATCCTGGTAGGGGAGATGCGTGACCTGGAGACCATCCGCCTGGCGCTGACCGCCGCGGAAACCGGGCATCTGGTGTTCGGCACACTGCACACCACATCGGCGGCCAAGACCATTGACCGAGTGGTGGACGTGTTCCCCGGTGACGAGAAGTCCATGGTTCGCTCGATGTTGTCGGAATCGTTGCAGGCGGTGATTTCCCAGACGCTGGTCAAGAAGATCGGCGGCGGCCGGATCGCGGCGCATGAAATCATGCTGGGCACCTCGGCGATCCGGAACCTGATCCGCGAGGACAAGGTGGCGCAGATGTACTCGGCCATCCAGACCGGTGGTTCACTGGGGATGCAGACGCTGGATATGTGTTTGAAGGATTTGGTGAACAAAGGCTTGATCAGCCGCGAACATGCGCGGGAACGGGCGCGTTCGCCGGATAACTTCTAG
- the ruvX gene encoding Holliday junction resolvase RuvX, with amino-acid sequence MALRLLLGFDYGTKQIGVAVGQVITGQARELCTLKAQNGVPDWNQVEALIKEWKPDAVVVGLPLNMDGTPSDMCLRAEKFARRLNGRFNLPFYTHDERLTTFEAKGERLVRGGQKGSYRDNPVDAIAAALLLQGWLDANAALFET; translated from the coding sequence ATGGCCCTGCGCTTGTTGCTGGGCTTCGATTACGGCACCAAACAGATCGGCGTGGCGGTCGGCCAGGTCATCACCGGCCAGGCCCGCGAGTTGTGTACATTGAAGGCGCAGAACGGTGTTCCAGACTGGAACCAGGTCGAAGCGCTGATCAAGGAATGGAAACCCGATGCCGTGGTGGTCGGCCTGCCGCTGAACATGGACGGCACGCCCAGCGATATGTGCCTGCGCGCCGAAAAGTTCGCCCGCCGGCTCAATGGCCGCTTCAACCTGCCCTTCTATACCCATGACGAGCGCCTGACCACTTTCGAGGCCAAGGGCGAGCGCCTGGTGCGCGGTGGGCAGAAAGGCAGTTACCGCGACAACCCGGTGGACGCCATCGCCGCCGCCCTGCTGCTGCAAGGCTGGCTCGACGCGAACGCCGCCCTGTTCGAAACCTGA
- a CDS encoding dihydroorotase has protein sequence MKLSILGARVIDPASGLDQVTDIHIDACKIVALGAAPAGFVAVETVDAQGLVAAPGLVDLNVALREPGYSRKGSIVSETRAAAAGGVTSLCCPPQTKPVLDTSAVAELILDRAREAGNTKVFPIGALSKGLDGEQLAELIALRDAGCVAFGNGLNSFRNTRTLCRALEYAATFGLTVIFNSQDHDLAEGGLAHEGPTASFLGLPGIPETAETVALARDLLLVEQSGVRAHFSQLTSARGAALIAQAQARGLPVTADVALYQLILTDEALIDFNSVYHVQPPLRTRADREGLREAVKSGVISAISSHHQPHERDAKLAPFGATEPGISSVELLLPLALTLVEDGLLDLPTLLARLSAGPAQALQLPAGKLAVGAAADLVLFDPAASTVAGEAWRSKGDNCPFLGHSLPGVVRYTLMDGRITHQA, from the coding sequence GTGAAGCTCAGCATTCTCGGCGCACGCGTGATCGATCCAGCCAGTGGCCTGGATCAAGTGACTGATATCCATATCGATGCCTGCAAGATCGTCGCCCTGGGCGCCGCGCCGGCCGGTTTCGTGGCGGTCGAGACCGTCGACGCCCAAGGCCTGGTGGCCGCCCCCGGCCTGGTGGACCTGAACGTCGCCCTGCGCGAACCGGGCTACAGCCGCAAAGGCAGCATCGTCAGCGAAACCCGTGCCGCTGCCGCCGGTGGCGTGACCAGCCTGTGCTGCCCGCCGCAGACCAAACCGGTGCTGGACACCTCGGCCGTGGCCGAACTGATCCTCGACCGCGCCCGCGAGGCCGGCAACACCAAGGTCTTCCCGATTGGCGCACTGAGCAAGGGCCTGGACGGCGAGCAACTGGCCGAGCTCATCGCCCTGCGCGACGCCGGTTGCGTGGCGTTTGGCAACGGCCTGAACAGTTTCCGCAATACCCGTACCCTGTGCCGCGCCCTGGAATACGCGGCGACCTTCGGCCTGACGGTGATCTTCAACTCCCAGGACCACGACCTGGCCGAAGGCGGCCTGGCCCACGAGGGCCCGACCGCCAGCTTCCTCGGCCTGCCGGGCATTCCGGAAACCGCCGAGACCGTAGCCTTGGCCCGGGATCTGCTGTTGGTGGAACAAAGCGGCGTGCGCGCCCACTTCAGCCAGTTGACCAGTGCTCGCGGCGCGGCGCTGATCGCCCAGGCCCAGGCCCGTGGCCTGCCGGTGACCGCCGATGTGGCACTGTACCAATTGATCCTGACCGACGAAGCGCTGATCGACTTCAACAGCGTCTACCACGTCCAGCCGCCGCTGCGCACCCGCGCCGACCGCGAGGGCTTGCGCGAGGCGGTGAAATCCGGGGTGATCTCGGCCATTTCCAGCCACCACCAGCCCCATGAGCGCGATGCCAAGCTGGCACCATTCGGCGCCACCGAGCCGGGTATCAGCAGCGTCGAACTGCTGCTGCCGCTGGCCCTGACACTGGTGGAAGACGGCTTGCTCGACCTGCCGACCTTGCTCGCACGCCTGAGCGCCGGCCCGGCCCAGGCGCTGCAATTGCCGGCAGGGAAACTGGCGGTTGGCGCGGCGGCGGACCTGGTGCTGTTCGACCCAGCCGCGTCCACCGTGGCCGGCGAAGCCTGGCGTTCCAAGGGTGACAACTGTCCGTTCCTGGGCCACAGCTTACCGGGTGTGGTGCGCTACACCTTGATGGATGGGCGGATCACCCACCAGGCCTGA
- a CDS encoding energy transducer TonB has translation MTLPSDLPLELAHRGVRPADRLGFTLFLAALIHLALLLGVGFATVEPKQISQTLEITLATFKSETKPKKADFLAQENQQGSGTLEKKAIPKTTEIAPFQDTTVQKVTPPPAAKPEVQETAPKAAVTTVAPKPKKAPAKEEVKPDPKPQAPAPTFDSSQLSSDIASLEAELAQEQQLYAKRPRIHRLSAASTMRDKGAWYKDEWRKKVERIGNLNYPDEARRKQIYGNLRLMVSINRDGSLYEVLVLESSGQPLLDQAAQRIVRLAAPFAPFTGDLSDIDRLEIIRTWKFARGDRLSSN, from the coding sequence ATGACACTTCCGTCCGATCTGCCCCTAGAGCTCGCCCATCGTGGCGTGCGCCCGGCTGATCGCCTCGGTTTTACCCTGTTCCTGGCGGCGCTGATCCACCTGGCCCTGCTGCTGGGCGTCGGGTTTGCCACGGTCGAGCCCAAGCAGATCAGCCAGACCCTGGAAATCACCCTGGCCACCTTCAAGAGCGAGACCAAGCCCAAGAAGGCCGATTTCCTCGCCCAGGAAAACCAGCAAGGCAGCGGCACCCTGGAAAAAAAGGCGATTCCCAAGACCACCGAGATCGCGCCGTTCCAGGACACCACGGTGCAGAAAGTCACCCCACCGCCAGCGGCCAAGCCCGAAGTGCAGGAGACCGCGCCCAAGGCCGCCGTGACCACCGTGGCACCAAAGCCGAAAAAAGCCCCGGCCAAGGAAGAGGTCAAGCCTGATCCCAAGCCCCAGGCCCCAGCACCGACTTTCGACAGCTCCCAGCTGTCCAGCGACATCGCCAGCCTGGAAGCCGAACTGGCCCAGGAGCAACAGCTGTACGCCAAGCGCCCGCGCATCCACCGCCTGAGCGCCGCCTCGACCATGCGCGACAAGGGCGCCTGGTACAAGGACGAATGGCGCAAGAAGGTCGAGCGCATCGGCAACCTCAACTACCCTGACGAAGCCCGGCGCAAACAGATCTACGGCAACCTGCGGCTAATGGTCTCGATCAACCGCGACGGCTCGTTGTACGAAGTGCTGGTGCTCGAATCCTCCGGCCAGCCACTGCTGGACCAGGCCGCCCAGCGAATCGTGCGCCTGGCCGCGCCGTTCGCACCGTTTACCGGCGATCTGTCGGACATCGACCGGCTGGAAATCATCCGCACCTGGAAATTCGCCCGGGGCGATCGCCTTTCCAGTAACTGA
- a CDS encoding NINE protein yields MNSYQQDAIRDTHSKVIGYLLWIFGFTGAHRFYYGKPVTGTIWFFTFGLLGIGWLIDLFLIPAMDREADLRFTPGPIEYSVAWILLTFLGVLGVHRMYQGKWLSGIIYLLTGGVLFLGVLYDFWTLNDQVSIRNAQKRGAFQ; encoded by the coding sequence ATGAACAGCTATCAGCAGGATGCGATCCGCGATACCCACAGCAAAGTCATCGGGTATCTGCTGTGGATTTTCGGTTTCACCGGGGCCCACCGTTTCTATTACGGCAAGCCGGTCACGGGCACGATCTGGTTCTTCACCTTCGGCCTGCTGGGCATTGGTTGGTTGATCGACCTGTTCCTGATCCCGGCCATGGATCGCGAAGCGGACCTGCGTTTCACCCCAGGGCCTATCGAATACAGCGTGGCGTGGATCCTGCTGACGTTTCTCGGGGTGCTTGGCGTACACCGGATGTATCAGGGCAAGTGGCTCAGCGGGATTATCTACCTGCTGACGGGTGGGGTGCTTTTCCTGGGGGTGCTGTATGACTTCTGGACCCTGAATGATCAGGTTTCGATTCGGAATGCGCAGAAGCGGGGGGCTTTCCAGTAA
- the pilG gene encoding twitching motility response regulator PilG produces MAEHLTQQPSALKVMVIDDSKTIRRTAETLLRNVGCEVITAIDGFDALAKIADHHPGIIFVDIMMPRLDGYQTCALIKNNSAFKATPVIMLSSRDGLFDKAKGRIVGSDQFLTKPFSKEELLGAIQAHVPGFAAVQPHQAH; encoded by the coding sequence ATGGCAGAGCATCTCACGCAGCAACCCAGCGCCTTGAAGGTCATGGTCATCGACGACTCGAAGACCATCCGCCGCACCGCCGAAACCTTGCTGCGCAACGTGGGCTGCGAGGTGATCACGGCTATCGACGGCTTCGATGCCCTGGCCAAGATCGCCGACCATCATCCGGGCATCATTTTTGTCGACATCATGATGCCGCGCCTCGATGGCTACCAGACCTGTGCCCTGATCAAGAACAACAGCGCGTTCAAGGCCACGCCGGTGATCATGCTGTCGTCCCGGGACGGGTTGTTCGACAAGGCCAAGGGGCGCATCGTCGGTTCCGATCAGTTTTTGACCAAGCCGTTCAGCAAGGAAGAACTGCTGGGCGCGATACAGGCCCATGTCCCGGGCTTTGCCGCTGTCCAGCCGCACCAGGCACATTAA
- the pyrR gene encoding bifunctional pyr operon transcriptional regulator/uracil phosphoribosyltransferase PyrR, translating into MSLPNPAELISQMAIRLTAHLEQRGISEPRYIGIRTGGVWVAQALLDELGSQAPLGTLDVSFYRDDFSQNGLHPQVRPSALPFEIEGQHLVLIDDVLMSGRTIRAAMNELFDYGRPASVTLVCLLDLDAAELPIRPNVVGATLTLAAHERVKLSGPSPLQLELQDLAL; encoded by the coding sequence ATGAGCCTGCCCAATCCTGCCGAACTGATCAGCCAGATGGCGATTCGTCTCACGGCGCACCTGGAACAACGCGGCATCAGCGAACCGCGCTATATCGGCATTCGCACCGGTGGCGTCTGGGTCGCCCAGGCCTTGCTCGATGAACTGGGCAGCCAAGCGCCCCTGGGCACCCTGGACGTGTCGTTCTACCGCGACGACTTCAGCCAGAACGGCCTGCACCCACAAGTGCGCCCCTCGGCCCTGCCGTTCGAGATCGAAGGCCAGCACCTGGTCTTGATCGATGATGTACTGATGAGCGGCCGGACCATCCGCGCCGCCATGAACGAACTGTTCGACTACGGCCGCCCGGCCAGCGTGACGCTGGTGTGCCTGCTGGACCTGGACGCCGCCGAGTTGCCGATCCGGCCGAACGTGGTCGGTGCGACGCTGACGCTGGCCGCCCACGAGCGGGTCAAGCTCTCCGGCCCGTCGCCGCTGCAACTCGAACTGCAAGACCTTGCCCTTTAA